ACGCCCAGCGCCAAGGCATCACCCAACCGATCCACAACCTGGCCCTGGCCCCGCTCAAGATTCAGCGGCCGTTTCACCCGGAGGGGGCCGTGTGTCATAGCGTCTTGCTGCACACGGCGGGCGGTATCGTGGGGGGCGATCGCCTGACGATCCGCGCTCGCCTAGAGCCCGAAAGCCACGCCCTGCTTACCACAGCCGCCGCCAGCAAACTGTACCGCAGTAACGGTTTTGAAGCGCAGCAAAGGGTTCATTTAGACGTGGGAGCAGGGGCCTGCGTGGAGTGGCTGCCCCAGGAAAGCATCGTGTTTGATGGCGCAGTGTATCGCCAGGACTTGCGAGTAGAATTGGCTCCAGACGCTTGGTGGTTTGGCTGGGAGCTGACGCGCCTCGGTCGCAGCGCGCGGGGCGAGCGCTTTGTTCAGGGCAACTGGCGATCGCACACCGAAGTGTGGCGCCAAGGCCAGCCCCTGTGGATCGATCGCCAATGGCTGCCCGGAAATCCGGCGTGGCTGGACAGTCCCCACGGCCTCCACGGGCGATCGCTGGTGGGCAGCTTTGCGGTGGTGGGGCAGCCCATCGCGCCGGAGCTGGTGGCCGAGGCCCGCGCGCTGTGGCAGGGCCGCGGCGAAGTCGGCGTGACGCGGCTGATGGCAGGGATGCTCTGCCGCTACCGGGGCGACTCCACCGAAGAAGCCCGCGCCTGGATGCTCCGCGTCTGGGACCTGCTGCGCCAAGCCCTCATTCAGCGTCCCGCCTGTCCGCCCCGAGTATGGCCGCTGTGAGCCTTGGCAAGCGTTTGGCCCCTATTTGGCTCTCATAAATTTGGCTTCTATTTGGCTTCTATCTGGCCTCTGTTAAGGAGATGCACTGGTGCAGTTAACCCCTCAAGAAAAAGACAAACTGCTGATTTTCACCGCCGCCCTGGTGGCCGAGCGGCGCAAAAACCGCGGCCTCAAGCTCAACCACCCCGAGGCAGTGGCCTACCTCTCGGCCGCCATCCTCGAAGGGGCGCGGGACGGGCGATCGGTGGCTGATTTGATGAACTACGGCACGACGCTCCTGGGCCGCGACGACGTCATGGAGGGGGTGCCCGAGATGATTCCTGAGGTGCAGGTGGAGGCGACGTTTCCCGATGGCACCAAGCTGGTCACCGTTCACCATCCCATTCGCTAGGAGCGATCGCCATGATTCCCGGAGAGCTGTTGGTTGATGCGGGCGACATCGAGCTAAACGCCGGACGGCCCACCGTCACCCTCACGGTGGCCAACACGGGCGATCGCCCGATTCAGGTGGGGTCTCACTTTCACTTTTTTGAAGTCAACTCGGCCTTGCGCTTCGATCGCGCCCTGGCCCGCGGGTTCCGCCTCGACATCCCCGCAGGCACGGCGGTGCGCTTTGAGCCCGGCGACGAAAAGCAGGTCACCCTGGTCGCTTTGGCCGGCAGCCGCGAGGTCTACGGCCTCAATGGCCAAATCAACGGCCCTCTTGACACAGCTCCTGACGAGCAGGACACCGGCAAAGGGGCCAAAGCCAAGGGCCACAAAAAGAAGAAAAAGTAACTTCGCAAGAATCAGTTTGGGCGGCGGGCACCCTCTGGGGCGACCAGTCCCGGGGCAAATCAGGCGCTAATGCAAGGGAAAACAGATGAGCTACAGA
This genomic stretch from Geitlerinema sp. PCC 7407 harbors:
- a CDS encoding urease accessory protein UreD → MSGAPTTQPWCGTLDLVYAQRQGITQPIHNLALAPLKIQRPFHPEGAVCHSVLLHTAGGIVGGDRLTIRARLEPESHALLTTAAASKLYRSNGFEAQQRVHLDVGAGACVEWLPQESIVFDGAVYRQDLRVELAPDAWWFGWELTRLGRSARGERFVQGNWRSHTEVWRQGQPLWIDRQWLPGNPAWLDSPHGLHGRSLVGSFAVVGQPIAPELVAEARALWQGRGEVGVTRLMAGMLCRYRGDSTEEARAWMLRVWDLLRQALIQRPACPPRVWPL
- a CDS encoding urease subunit gamma yields the protein MQLTPQEKDKLLIFTAALVAERRKNRGLKLNHPEAVAYLSAAILEGARDGRSVADLMNYGTTLLGRDDVMEGVPEMIPEVQVEATFPDGTKLVTVHHPIR